A genome region from Panicum virgatum strain AP13 chromosome 4K, P.virgatum_v5, whole genome shotgun sequence includes the following:
- the LOC120702486 gene encoding indole-3-glycerol phosphate synthase, chloroplastic-like: MMESALVSRSVGSSSFAAAPRGSLPPGPLRVATLTGVRARARPLRAVPSKDSILEALAQDDMLNAAELVQWENGKSVNSIAASQGIRIRRHCRPTASLKEVEEELGAPRNILEKIIWDKEIEVAEGLAKNPLKEVMEAAAKAPPTRDFYGALQAAFKRNGLPALIAEVKKASPSRGVLRENFNPVEIAKAYEKNGAACLSILTDEKYFQGSFENLEKVRTSGVKCPLLCKEFVIDKWQIYNARSKGADAILLIAAVLTDLDIKYFLRICKELGMTALIEVHDEREMERVLNINGVKLIGINNRSLETFVVDTANTKMLLEKHGDSIREKGILVVGESGLFTPDDVAYVQNAGVSAVLVGESLVKQEDPGRAIAGLFGKELLH; encoded by the exons ATGATGGAGTCCGCCCTCGTCTCGCGATCCGTTGGGTCctcctccttcgccgccgcccccagggGTTCTTTGCCCCCAGGGCCCTTGCGCGTCGCCACCCTCACCGgcgtccgcgcccgcgcccgcccgctCCGCGCCGTCCCCTCCAAG GACTCGATTCTTGAGGCGCTGGCACAGGACGATATGCTCAACGCCGCGGAGCTGGTCCAATGGGAGAACGGCAAGTCGGTCAACAGCATTGCAGCTAGCCAGGGGATCCGCATCCGCAGGCACTGCCGGCCCACTGCCTCCTTGAAGGAGGTAGAGGAGGAGCTGGGGGCGCCTCGCAACATCCTAGAGAAGATCATCTGGGACAAGGAGATTGAGGTGGCGGAG GGGCTCGCGAAGAACCCTCTGAAGGAGGTGATGGAGGCTGCAGCGAAGGCCCCTCCTACAAGAGACTTCTATGGCGCTTTACAAGCTGCCTTTAAGCGTAATGGGTTGCCTGCACTGATTGCTGAGGTCAAGAAAGCGTCCCCAAGCAGGGGTGTGCTCAGGGAGAACTTTAATCCT GTTGAAATTGCTAAAGCTTATGAGAAGAATGGGGCTGCATGTTTGAGCATCTTGACTGATGAGAAGTACTTTCAG GGGAGCTTTGAGAATCTTGAGAAAGTGCGCACCTCAGGAGTGAAG TGCCCTCTTCTCTGCaaagaatttgtcattgataaGTGGCAAATCTATAACGCTCGATCAAAGGGCGCCGATGCAATCTTGCTGATTGCTGCTGTGCTAACTGATCTCGACATAAAGTACTTCCTTCGGATATGCAAAGAGTTGGGAATGACAGCTCTTATTGAG GTTCATGATGAAAGAGAGATGGAGCGTGTGCTGAATATAAATGGAGTTAAGCTCATCGGCATCAATAATCGCAGCCTTG AGACATTTGTTGTTGATACTGCAAACACCAAGATGTTGCTTGAGAAGCATGGGGATAGCATCAGGGAGAAGGGAATTTTG GTTGTGGGTGAATCTGGGCTGTTTACCCCGGATGATGTTGCTTATGTGCAAAATGCTGGCGTTTCTGCT GTTTTGGTGGGAGAATCCCTGGTGAAGCAAGAGGACCCTGGACGAGCCATCGCTGGGCTGTTTGGGAAAGAACTACTGCATTGA
- the LOC120702487 gene encoding arginine decarboxylase 1-like encodes MPALAVDAATPVAHAFASCDAARFPAAPLMADKPEAAAWSPDLSAALYNVDGWGAPYFFVNDDGDVAVRPHGAATLPGQEIDLAKVVAKAAGPREAGGLGLPMPLLVRFPDVLRHRVETLNAAFDYAVRSTGYGSRYQGVYPVKCNQDRYVVEDIVEFGEPFRFGLEAGSKPELLLAMSCLVARGNPDALLVCNGYKDDGYVSLALMARTMGLNTVIVLEQEEELDIVIDASRRLGVRPVVGLRAKLRTKHAGHFGSTSGEKGKFGLNAAQILSVVTKLKAIGMLDCLQLLHFHIGSQVPTTALLSDGVGEAAQIYCELARLGAGMRVIDVGGGLGIDYDGTHSAQTDMSVAYSLEEYAVAVVAAVGRVCDRKGVPHPIVCSESGRALVSHHSVLVFEAFSATAPGQLDAAAAYLLDELTDDCRADYRNVMAAAVRGDSDTCGLYADQLKRRSAEQFKEGVLGLEHLAAVDALCEFVARGMGAPEPPRTYHINLSVFTSLPDMWAIGQQFPILPIQRLQERPAVDGVLSDLTCDSDGKVCEFIGGRHSLPLHELPTHATRGYYLGMFLGGAYQEALGGLHNLFGGPSVVRVSQSDGPHCFAVTRAAAGPSCADVLRAMQHEPEVMFEVLKRRTDDATAASLARAFGAMPYLVFDPEAAVMSSGESSGMSSDSEGSAAGAAEEDDEEWEFMRGLTV; translated from the coding sequence ATGcctgcgctcgccgtcgacgccgcgaCACCTGTGGCGCACGCCTTCGCGTCCTGCGACGCGGCGCGcttcccggccgccccgctcaTGGCCGACAAGCCCGAGGCGGCCGCGTGGTCGCCCGACCTCTCCGCCGCGCTCTACAACGTCGACGGCTGGGGCGCCCCCTACTTCTTCGtcaacgacgacggcgacgtcgCCGTGCGCCCGCACGGCGCCGCCACGCTGCCCGGCCAGGAGATCGACCTGGCCAAGGTCGTCGCCAAGGCCGCGGGCCCGCGCGAGGCCGGCGGCCTCGGCCTGCCCATGCCCCTGCTCGTGCGCTTCCCCGACGTGCTGCGCCACCGCGTCGAGACCCTCAACGCCGCCTTCGACTACGCCGTCCGCTCCACCGGCTACGGCTCCAGGTACCAGGGCGTGTACCCGGTCAAGTGCAACCAGGACAGGTACGTCGTCGAGGACATTGTCGAGTTCGGCGAGCCCTTCCGCTTCGGCCTCGAGGCCGGCTCCAAGCCCGAGCTGCTGCTCGCCATGAGCTGCCTCGTCGCGCGTGGCAACCCCGACGCCCTCCTCGTCTGCAACGGCTACAAGGACGACGGCTACGTCTCCCTCGCGCTCATGGCGCGCACCATGGGCCTCAACACCGTCATCGTGctcgagcaggaggaggagctcgacaTTGTCATCGACGccagccgccgcctcggcgtGCGCCCCGTCGTCGGCTTGCGCGCCAAGCTGCGCACCAAGCACGCCGGCCACTTCGGCTCCACGTCCGGGGAGAAGGGCAAGTTCGGCCTCAACGCCGCCCAGATACTGTCCGTGGtcaccaagctcaaggccaTCGGCATGCTCGACTGCCTCCAGCTCCTGCACTTCCACATTGGCTCCCAGGTCCCCACCACCGCCCTGCTCTCcgacggcgtcggcgaggcCGCGCAGATCTACTGCGAGCTCGCCCGCCTCGGCGCCGGCATGCGCGTCatcgacgtcggcggcggcctcggtaTCGACTACGACGGGACCCACTCGGCGCAGACCGACATGTCCGTGGCCTACAGCCTCGAGGAGTACGCGGTGGCCGTGGTGGCCGCCGTCGGCCGCGTCTGCGACCGCAAGGGGGTGCCGCACCCCATCGTCTGCAGCGAGAGCGGCCGCGCGCTCGTGTCGCACCACTCCGTCCTGGTGTTCGAGGCCTTCTCGGCCACGGCGCCAGGGCAgcttgacgccgccgcggcctacCTGCTCGACGAGCTCACCGACGACTGCCGCGCCGACTACCGCAACgtcatggccgccgccgtgcgcggcgACTCCGACACCTGCGGCCTCTACGCCGACCAGCTGAAGCGGCGCTCCGCCGAGCAGTTCAAGGAGGGGGTCCTGGGCCTGGAGCACCTCGCCGCGGTGGACGCCCTGTGCGAGTTCGTGGCCCGCGGCATGGGCGCGCCCGAGCCGCCGCGCACCTACCACATCAACCTGTCCGTCTTCACCTCCCTGCCGGACATGTGGGCCATCGGGCAGCAGTTCCCCATCCTCCCGATCCAGCGCCTGCAGGAGCGCCCGGCCGTCGACGGCGTGCTCTCGGACCTCACCTGCGACAGCGACGGCAAGGTGTGCGAGTTCATCGGCGGGAGGCACAGCCTGCCGCTGCACGAGCTGCCCACCCACGCGACCCGCGGCTACTACCTGGGCATGTTCCTCGGGGGCGCCTACCAGGAGGCCCTCGGCGGGCTGCACAACCTCTTCGGCGGGCCGAGCGTGGTGCGCGTGTCGCAGAGCGACGGGCCGCACTGCTTCGCGGtgacgcgcgcggcggcggggccgtcgTGCGCCGACGTGCTCCGCGCGATGCAGCACGAGCCCGAGGTGATGTTCGAGGTGCTCAAGCGGAGGACCGACGACGCCACGGCCGCGTCGCTCGCCAGGGCGTTCGGCGCAATGCCGTACCTGGTGTTCGACCCCGAGGCCGCGGTGATGTCCAGCGGGGAGAGCAGCGGCATGAGCAGCGACTCGGAGGggtcggccgccggcgccgccgaggaaGATGATGAGGAGTGGGAGTTCATGCGCGGGCTCACCGTCTGA